A DNA window from Anaerocolumna sp. AGMB13020 contains the following coding sequences:
- a CDS encoding ACT domain-containing protein: MKKTIISVVGKDQVGIIAKVCTYLAGNKINIMDISQTIVQGYFNMMMIVDANEATKSFDIIATELEELGQEIGVVIKAQHEDIFNMMHRL, translated from the coding sequence ATGAAGAAGACAATTATATCTGTTGTAGGAAAAGACCAAGTTGGAATTATTGCAAAAGTTTGTACTTATCTCGCAGGAAATAAAATCAATATAATGGATATTTCCCAGACGATCGTTCAGGGGTATTTTAATATGATGATGATTGTGGATGCCAATGAAGCAACGAAAAGCTTTGACATAATAGCCACAGAACTTGAGGAGTTGGGACAGGAAATCGGTGTTGTCATCAAAGCGCAGCATGAAGATATCTTCAACATGATGCACAGACTGTAA